In the Trueperaceae bacterium genome, one interval contains:
- the thrB gene encoding homoserine kinase has product MIQVRVPATSANLGPGFDCLGIALDLELSVVMTPSAYDHFRYTGEGMIPETSDNLIHVGFREAFRRSGNSFPRATFTVDNPIPLARGLGSSSAALIAGAAVADHMLGNPLGREGVFQLTAELEGHPDNVAPATFGGFTVSTRNSENGYLSRSLSIPANWRLLFGVPAFELATTKAREILPDKYNRNTTVLTAGRVALWTLAVAEEDPSLLRTASQDDLHEPYRESLIPGFMQTKQKLYDHGAYAAFLSGGGPSIGAICDDSTAPECKSILNDFVGSTGQVFDLTAGTGYRIT; this is encoded by the coding sequence ATGATACAAGTGCGCGTACCTGCAACCAGCGCAAACCTCGGACCAGGTTTCGATTGCCTCGGGATAGCTCTTGACCTAGAACTATCAGTGGTCATGACGCCTAGCGCTTATGATCACTTTAGATACACCGGAGAGGGCATGATCCCAGAAACATCTGACAATTTGATTCATGTCGGCTTCAGAGAAGCATTTAGAAGGTCCGGAAATTCGTTTCCACGAGCAACCTTTACAGTAGATAACCCAATTCCCTTGGCTCGTGGACTAGGATCTTCCTCTGCAGCCCTAATTGCTGGGGCTGCTGTTGCCGATCACATGTTAGGTAACCCTTTGGGTCGAGAAGGTGTATTCCAACTCACCGCAGAGCTCGAAGGTCATCCAGATAATGTTGCCCCCGCAACCTTTGGTGGTTTCACTGTTTCTACCAGAAATTCAGAAAACGGTTACCTAAGTAGAAGCCTCTCAATACCAGCTAATTGGCGATTACTATTTGGTGTACCAGCTTTTGAACTCGCCACCACTAAAGCTCGAGAAATACTACCTGATAAATACAATCGAAACACTACGGTTCTTACTGCAGGACGAGTAGCTCTTTGGACCCTAGCAGTTGCTGAAGAGGACCCCTCTCTTTTACGAACGGCCTCCCAAGACGACCTGCACGAACCCTACCGGGAATCCTTAATCCCTGGCTTCATGCAGACTAAACAAAAACTATACGACCACGGCGCCTATGCAGCATTTTTATCTGGCGGTGGACCATCAATTGGTGCAATTTGCGATGATTCTACTGCCCCGGAGTGCAAATCCATCCTCAATGATTTCGTTGGTTCCACCGGCCAGGTATTCGACCTCACCGCTGGAACCGGTTACCGCATAACCTAA
- the tsaD gene encoding tRNA (adenosine(37)-N6)-threonylcarbamoyltransferase complex transferase subunit TsaD → MLGIDTSCDDTGVGLVLDGKIIANVVASQTALHDRFGGIVPEQASREHLSILDSVFTEAINQAGISLKDIDTVAATYGPGLIGSLLVGLSYGRSFAWSRNLRFLKIHHLEGHIASSFATENVKTPFLCLIASGGHTSLFQVDDWGSYVELGSTRDDAAGEAFDKIARLLGLPYPGGPPLSQLALSGNTDIYKLPRPLWVQNGFDFSFSGLKTAVVTLMDRTPNANRADVAASFQEAVVDSLIHTTVRAAKQTQLRRLVVAGGVAANQRLREKLKDQDLEIHVPPPDLTTDNGAMIALAAYRQLKTRPNSDWTTDAQPYLPLAN, encoded by the coding sequence ATTTTAGGTATAGATACATCTTGTGACGACACTGGGGTTGGACTAGTACTTGATGGGAAAATCATCGCCAACGTCGTAGCCTCTCAAACAGCTCTCCATGACCGCTTCGGTGGGATTGTGCCAGAACAAGCTAGCCGCGAACACCTGTCTATTCTGGACAGCGTATTTACAGAAGCGATTAATCAAGCGGGAATCTCTTTAAAAGACATCGACACCGTAGCGGCTACCTACGGCCCCGGCCTGATAGGTTCTCTACTTGTCGGCTTATCTTATGGGCGCTCATTTGCTTGGTCGCGTAACTTAAGATTCTTGAAGATACATCACCTTGAAGGGCACATTGCCTCGAGCTTTGCAACCGAAAACGTTAAGACGCCGTTCCTTTGTCTCATTGCATCAGGTGGGCATACCAGCCTTTTTCAGGTTGATGACTGGGGATCTTATGTTGAATTAGGTTCCACTCGAGACGATGCAGCTGGCGAAGCTTTCGACAAGATCGCCCGATTATTAGGCTTGCCCTATCCAGGAGGTCCACCTCTCAGCCAACTCGCTCTTAGTGGAAATACTGACATTTACAAATTACCTAGGCCTCTCTGGGTGCAGAATGGCTTCGACTTCTCTTTTAGCGGCCTTAAGACGGCAGTAGTTACCTTGATGGACAGAACCCCAAACGCTAATCGCGCTGACGTCGCAGCTAGTTTCCAAGAAGCCGTCGTCGACTCCTTAATCCACACCACCGTTAGAGCTGCTAAACAGACTCAACTACGACGCTTAGTGGTTGCAGGCGGAGTAGCTGCCAACCAAAGGCTGAGAGAGAAACTCAAAGATCAGGACCTTGAAATACATGTTCCTCCCCCCGATCTGACAACGGACAATGGAGCCATGATTGCGTTAGCGGCCTACCGTCAGTTAAAGACCAGACCTAACAGTGATTGGACCACCGACGCCCAACCTTACCTACCACTTGCTAACTAG